In Flavobacterium sp. CBA20B-1, one DNA window encodes the following:
- a CDS encoding copper resistance protein NlpE, with protein sequence MNSFKNLLLAAAFVPAFFSCTEKKEEKVFIRPDLLDTIFSSSFEGVIPCPDCPGIESSVRIYSDSTISRTVYYQDRNELPVTKVGTWKLNDSIFTATFDREKLFFKIKDYNKILRVGSDLKEVTGEFANDYVLHKRKTFKPENIEGIYWVGDTLNLYNKLHIKHLKKENYNLVFSHYNKLDSLSNCKTSFKAVLDKNLQLNSKLNDSLGDLRIVFTRKAAHVLFENVSKDSLRFKCNDTVRFVPYKGSYKKR encoded by the coding sequence AAAGAAGAAAAAGTTTTTATTCGGCCGGATTTATTAGACACCATTTTTAGCAGTTCGTTTGAAGGCGTAATTCCTTGTCCGGATTGTCCTGGAATTGAATCATCTGTAAGAATTTATAGCGACAGCACCATTTCGCGAACGGTTTATTACCAAGACCGAAATGAATTGCCGGTTACCAAAGTGGGCACTTGGAAACTAAACGATAGTATTTTTACGGCAACTTTTGACAGAGAAAAATTGTTTTTCAAGATTAAAGATTACAATAAAATTTTGCGTGTGGGTAGCGATTTAAAAGAAGTTACCGGCGAATTTGCAAATGATTACGTGTTGCACAAACGCAAAACCTTTAAGCCTGAAAATATTGAAGGTATTTATTGGGTGGGCGATACATTGAATTTATACAACAAATTGCATATAAAACATTTGAAAAAAGAAAACTATAATTTGGTTTTTTCGCACTACAATAAATTGGATTCGTTGAGTAATTGCAAAACCTCATTTAAAGCTGTTTTAGATAAAAATCTGCAATTAAACAGCAAGTTGAATGATAGTTTGGGCGATTTACGCATTGTTTTCACTCGGAAAGCTGCTCATGTTTTGTTTGAAAATGTTTCAAAAGATTCTTTGCGTTTTAAATGTAACGATACCGTTCGTTTTGTTCCGTATAAAGGTTCTTATAAGAAAAGATAG